The genomic DNA TCCAAAGCGTCTTCCTCATCCAGCTTTCGTTTCGCAGTAGTTTTAGTAGTTCGTGGCTCCAGTTTTACACCTGAACTTCTAATATTTATTGGGTTGCTACAATCTTCATCTTCTTCTTCGTCTTCATCAAACTCGTCTGCAAAAGGACTAGCGTTGGGAACAAtgatcaatttcaattaatgttTTCGTACCAATATCCGTTACAGTGGCTTCCTCGTTgtcagtttttaagctttgCAGAGAAAGGCTTTGAGGCCCTTCGATTTGGGTCTTGGGACGCGCTTCGACAATGGTGTCAGCCATGTCGTACAAGTCGCAAATCACGGCGACTGCATCCTCCAGAGGTGTGAGTGTATCTTGGTACAGCGATCCTTTGCCACTAGCCTTAGAGTCCTCTAGGCGGTTATTAGTTATCTTCTTACGAATGCAGCTTTTCCAATCCTTCCACAcctaaaaaacagaaaatcaaaaagacagcctaaaaaaaaaaagatttcgGAGCACCTACCCGCTTCCATTCGCAGGCCTCCTTGACAGGCGGACCAACGCTGTTGAGCTCCTTTGACAATCTCTTCCAGGCTGCCTCCGCCGCTTGCTTGTCGCCTTTGAGGTAATTTTTCGATATGATTGGATGTCGCTCCATAAAGGCAACGAATATTGCATCCTGCTGGGCAGTTCTGTGCTTACCCCTGTCCGAAATAAACGAACCAAATTAATAGTCTTTTTGACAGTTGGCTATACTTACATGTCTCTGAGTTCAAATTGCAGCTACTCGAAGCTTGAGCAATAATCTTTTGgcttattatttttctgttgttCTGTTGACAATAGAGGTGGGGGAATCATCGATGCCAATATCGATTGGGTGAGAACTTGGATGGTGGAGAACTTGGATTTTCTAATAGCCAATTCATTTTATATcgtatttccacagagatccatccaccttccaccatccATTACACgggtatgacattacattgttcgcctcattcattgacaAATTCAGtgaagctcagagacagagaaaactatatggatactgtttgagatttttttggttataaaatCACGGTGACACTGCGTTTTTAACGtaaaattcaaactttatggttttgattattatattgtgtttatcccgctaatATGAacttttaaaggttttcagttgttaccttttaatgttaaaagttgttaccttttaatataataaaaaataaaataagcctCGCttgttcattttgttttgtcgtcaactcgaataaatgagcaaaattgtactttttaaatacgattttgctcattgatgaATCAGCACTGGTGGTATCGGGTTTGACAATTTTCCTCATTCATTGTTGGTTGGAATCGTCATAGgttgtcttgctcgcacttacgtaaaatcgtatagtttaaacaaaacatgagcaatgaatgaggccaacaatgtagtgtcacAAACCCATATTTTCCAAGAAAACGCTCTTGTCGCAAATTTTGACCTATTTGTTAGTTGTCAGGACACCAAAATACATGGATCGTGAAAATTTGAAACCGATCGGGCGTTGGGGCTTTTCGGAAGTAGCACACCCAAGTGCGATGAACTCTCAAATCAgctttttttaagtgtatttaatttatgcatatCTATCACATTTAATACcgttctctttttctttttttcgggTTTGTTAACTTTTTTAGGCTGATTAACTGCTTTTGCAAAAGCGGGTGCTGAGTGAATGAGTCTcaataatttttctgcaacAACATATTTAGCAAAAGAGGGAGCTTGTGTGAATGGGTCGCAAGAACTCAACCGACAGTTGTGTGATGACGGTATTAAAATCTATCGTCTCTGATGTTTCGATACAGAGCCTCAACCAGTGTGCCAAAACGAATCGCCGTTTCTAACACTGTGGCTAGTGGAGGGGCAagttgcattttatttgatttgaacTCAAAAATGTCTGCCCACTCGCCCAATCCCGCCCTGATCCTGCAGAGCAAGCGCTTCAATGGACTGCGCAACATCCTAGAGCGCGAAGGTCCCTTCTGCAAGGACGACTTTTCGGCCTCTCCAGACAATCTAGAGTTCCTGCAGACCAAGTGTCAGGTTCTGATCATCGGAGCCGGCGGACTGGGCTGCGAACTGCTAAAGGACCTAGCTCTGATAGGCTTCGGAAATCTGCACGTCATCGACATGGACACCATCGAGCTGTCCAACCTAAACCGCCAGTTCCTGTTCCGCCGAACGGATATTGGCGCATCAAAGGCCGAGTGCGCGGCGCGCTTCATCAACGGACGAGTGCCCTCTTGTCGGGTGACGCCACACTTTAAGAGAATTCAGGACTTTGACGAGACCTTTTACCAGCAGTTCCACATGGTCGTCTGCGGCCTGGACTCGATCGTGGCCCGTCGCTGGATCAATGGCATGCTGCTGTCCATGCTGCGCTACGAGGAAGACGGCACCTTAGATGCCAGCTCTATTGTGCCCATGATTGATGGTGGCACCGAAGGATTTAAGGGCAATGCCCGCGTCATCCTGCCTGGATTTACGGCCTGCATTGAGTGCACCTTGGACCTGTTCCCACCGCAGGTCAACTATCCACTATGCACCATAGCAAATACACCCCGACTTCCGGAGCACTGCATTGAATACGTTAAGATCATACAGTGGGAGAAACAGAGTCCGTTTGGAGTGCCACTGGATGGCGACGACCCCCAGCATATTGGGTGGGTCTACGAAAGGGCTCTGGAGCGAGCCAACGAGTTCAACATTACCGGTGTTACCTATCGCTTGGTCCAGGGAGTTGTCAAGCACATTATTCCCGCCGTGGCCAGTACCAATGCAGCCATAGCCGCCGCCTGCGCGTTGGAGATCTTTAAGTTGGCCACCAGCTGCTATGATAGCATGGCCAACTACCTGAACTTTAACGATCTGGACGGGATCTATACCTACACCTATGAGGCTGAGAAATCGGAGAGCTGCTTGGCCTGCAGCAACACGCCGCAGTCGCTGCCCATCGAGGATCCCAACACCACCACGCTAGAGGATGTCATCAAGCTGTTGTGCGACTCTCCGCGTTTTCAGCTCAAAAACCCGTCTCTTACCACTGTAATGAAGGATGGCAAGCAGAAGACCCTGTACATGTCCACGGTAAAGAGCATTGAGAAGGCAACCCGCAAGAACCTGACGCAGTCGCTGGGCGAACTGGGACTGCAGGATGGCCAGCAGCTGACTGTTACCGATGTCACCTCTCCCTCCGCAATGACTCTGCAGCTCAAATATCAGTCTAACGAGGTGGATATGGTCTGAGTTGTATCACATTAGACtacaattttaatacataATTCATGTTAATTAAATGGCAGGCTTAGCCTCAAGATTCGGAGCTAAATGCTCATGTTCAATATGTACTTCTTGCCTGTGAATCCTTTAAAGCTCAGTGCAGCAGCCGCAGCGTCTTTAAAGTTATCCAAAGGCACCATCTCATGCTTGGGGGCCACAAACTTTCCCTGCTCCATCAGATCGAATATGTTTTTGAACATTTCCGATCGTTCGGCGGAACTGTAGTTCTCCTTGGACCAGCGCGTCATCCAAAAGCCCCTAAATGCAATGTCCTTGAAGATGAGGGGTCCGGTGGCCACGGTGACGGGCTCGCGAGACATCCCGCCATATGTGACCATCACGCCGCCGTTGTCCAGATGACGCGAAACCTCAGTGGCACTCTTACCGCCCACACAGTTGAAGGCCAGTCGGGGTTTCTTCAGCTTGCCAGACTTGAAAATGTCACTGGTGCGGATCTCGGTCTCGGTCAGGATCTCTGTGGCTCCTAGGCACTGCAGCATTTGCTTTAGTTCGGCAATCTCCGGCCGATCTCGGACAATGCCTATGCTATTGATGCCCCAGGCACGGCACAACTGATGCACTGCCTGGCCAACGGCGCTATTAGCTCCGTTTTGGATGACGGTGTCTCCAGGAGAGAGCTGCACAAAGTCCTTGAGCATGCGGTAGGCGGTGGGGGGATTCA from Drosophila gunungcola strain Sukarami chromosome 2R unlocalized genomic scaffold, Dgunungcola_SK_2 000012F, whole genome shotgun sequence includes the following:
- the LOC128255766 gene encoding nedd8-activating enzyme E1 catalytic subunit produces the protein MSAHSPNPALILQSKRFNGLRNILEREGPFCKDDFSASPDNLEFLQTKCQVLIIGAGGLGCELLKDLALIGFGNLHVIDMDTIELSNLNRQFLFRRTDIGASKAECAARFINGRVPSCRVTPHFKRIQDFDETFYQQFHMVVCGLDSIVARRWINGMLLSMLRYEEDGTLDASSIVPMIDGGTEGFKGNARVILPGFTACIECTLDLFPPQVNYPLCTIANTPRLPEHCIEYVKIIQWEKQSPFGVPLDGDDPQHIGWVYERALERANEFNITGVTYRLVQGVVKHIIPAVASTNAAIAAACALEIFKLATSCYDSMANYLNFNDLDGIYTYTYEAEKSESCLACSNTPQSLPIEDPNTTTLEDVIKLLCDSPRFQLKNPSLTTVMKDGKQKTLYMSTVKSIEKATRKNLTQSLGELGLQDGQQLTVTDVTSPSAMTLQLKYQSNEVDMV
- the LOC128255689 gene encoding uncharacterized protein LOC128255689 encodes the protein MGKHRTAQQDAIFVAFMERHPIISKNYLKGDKQAAEAAWKRLSKELNSVGPPVKEACEWKRVWKDWKSCIRKKITNNRLEDSKASGKGSLYQDTLTPLEDAVAVICDLYDMADTIVEARPKTQIEGPQSLSLQSLKTDNEEATVTDIDEFDEDEEEDEDCSNPINIRSSGVKLEPRTTKTTAKRKLDEEDALEIEQDSAVPVLMDIAKELRNLNRQTRLNAQRTEANTASILALGTQISELMQQQLKERKRLNAIMEKFVLKMESTE
- the LOC128255769 gene encoding enoyl-[acyl-carrier-protein] reductase, mitochondrial; this encodes MLPRSVVCGIRRPANWSRHMSVVAKSLKYTQHGEPQDVLQLVEDTLPDPKDNQVLVKILAAPINPADINTIQGKYPVKPKFPAVGGNECVAEVICVGDNVSGLEAGQHVIPLATGLGTWTTHAIYNKDQLLAVSKKVGLAEAATSTVNPPTAYRMLKDFVQLSPGDTVIQNGANSAVGQAVHQLCRAWGINSIGIVRDRPEIAELKQMLQCLGATEILTETEIRTSDIFKSGKLKKPRLAFNCVGGKSATEVSRHLDNGGVMVTYGGMSREPVTVATGPLIFKDIAFRGFWMTRWSKENYSSAERSEMFKNIFDLMEQGKFVAPKHEMVPLDNFKDAAAAALSFKGFTGKKYILNMSI